The Nocardia vinacea genome contains the following window.
GCGGCGTACCGGGCACTCGATGAGCCGGGGCGGTTCAAGTTGGCTGTTGTCGTCGTCGCCGTCGTCGGTGCGCTCGCGTTCACACAGGACATTCCGCAGGTGCTGAAGCCGGAGATCACCACCGCATACACAGACACCGACGGCAACGGCGAACGCGCCGACAAGCGCGCACCAGGTGCGGCGTCGTACTACCGCGAAATCGATGCGGCACTGATCGCGCAGACCGGCCGGCCGCGCTCGGATTCGGTGGTCCTCACCGCCGACACCAGCCTCCTGTCCTTCTACCCGTACTACGGCTTCCAGGCGCTCACCTCGCACTATGCGAACCCGTTGGCCGATTTCGCCGGCCGCGCCGCCACCATCGAGTCGTGGAGCAAGCTGAATTCGTCCGCCGACCTGGTTGACGCACTCGGCAAGACCCCGTGGCGCGCACCGGACGCCTTCCTCTTCCGCAGCAGCGGCGATACCTACACCCTGCGCCTGGCCAAGGACGTCTACCCCAACGACCCCAATGTGAAGCGCTACACCGTGAGCTTCCCCAAGGAGCTCTTCGCGGACCCACACTTCACCACGACCAATATCGGCCCTTTCACCTTGGTCGTCGTCAATCGCTGACGCCGCCCACCCCGACTCATCAGCGCGGCCGGTGTACCCGCTCGACGCATGATTTCGCGAGGACATGGGTAACTCGTCGGGTACCGGCTAACCCAGCCGGCCACTGACGGGCGGCCGCCGATGGCCACGTCGCGGCACTCGAGTCTGGCCTGAAGGCGCGAGGAGGCGGACAGCTCACAGGGAATTCGGTTACGGTGGATCGCTGATCTGACCATTTACGGGGAGAAGTTTGTTTTGCGGGTCGAGGCACCACCAGTAGTAGGCGTCGTCACCAAGGGATCGACACCGGCTGGTGGGGCCAGACCCGAGCAGCGCACCGCGAAGCGGAAACGGATCCGGGTCGATCGGAGTGATCTGGTCGCCTCGGTGAGCTATCTCGCATTGGCTGTCACGGTGCTGTCCGGACAGTGGCGCAATACACATAGCGGGTACCTGATCAAGAGTGGTCAGGACCAGACCATGTGGGAGTGGTTCTTCGCGGTCACCGCACATTCGGTGGCGCATCTGGAAAATCCGCTCGGCACGAATCTGCAGAACTTCCCGGCCGGGGTGAACATGATGGCCAATACGGCCATGTTCGGGGTCGGGGTGCCGTTGACGCCGGTCACGCTGCTGTTCGGACCGACCGTCACCTTTGTGCTCGTCCTCACGCTCGGCCTCGCCTCCACCGCCTTCGCCTGGTACTGGCTGTTCTCCCGGGAATTGGTGGAGTCCCGGCTGGCCGCCGCGATCGGCGGGATATTCTGCGGTTTCGCGCCCGCGATGATCTCGCATGCCAACGCGCACCCGAATTTCGTGCTGCTGGCGCTGCTTCCGGTCATCGCGCTGCTGTTGATCCGCATCGCACGACGTGTGTCGGGTGCGGAGACGACCAAGCCACGCAGGCGAGTTCGTGATGCCGTCGCGCTCGGCTTCCTGGTAGCGCTGCAGATCGCACTCGGCGAGGAACCGCTGCTGATCTTCGCACTCGCCTTCGGACTCTTCGGCCTCGTGTACTACCTGCGCACACCGCGCACGGGCTGGCAAGTAGTGCGTGCGCTCGCCCCGACCATCGCATTGGCTGCGGGCATCACCTTGATGCTCACCGAAATTCCACTGTGGTGGCAGTTCTTCGGGCCGCAGAGTTATCGCTCGATCGACCACGGGCCGATGGGCAACGATCTGAAGGCCATCGTGCAGTTCCCCGCCGAATCGCTCGGCGGGATGTTCGCGCCCGGCCAGTACGTGTCCATGAACGACACCGAGCAGAACGCGTATTTCGGCTGGCCACTGCTGCTGTTGCTGCTCGTGACGGTGGCGCTGCTGTGGCGCGACCGGGTGGTCCGGGCGGCGACCGCGGTGATGGTGGTCTTCGGGGTGCTGTCGCTCGGTGCGACAGCCATGTTCGGCAAGGAGTCGACCGGGATCGAATTGCCTTGGCGCTGGGCCGAATTGGCCCCGTTGCTCAATACGGTGCTGGAGACCCGGCTGACCATGGCCGCGATTCCGGCCATCGCGGCGGTGCTGGCCTTGGCGACCCAGCGCGCGGTCACCTGGTGGCGGCAGTCGCCGGTCGATTGGCGGCCGCTGGCCTGGTTCCCGGCGCTCGCCCTGGCCTTGGTGCCGCTTGTCCCGACCGTCCTTCCGGTGATCGAGCGCACACCGACGCCGGAGTTCTTCGCCGAAGGGACGGTAAAGCAGTACGTGAGTGGCGGTTCGGTGGTGCTGGTGCCGCCGCCGCGACCCGCCGAGGCGCAGGCCTTGCGCTGGCAGGCCGACGCGAATTTCGACTTCGCGCTCGCCGGCGGCTATTTCGTCGGCCCGACCGGTGCGAACAAGAAGGGCATCTACGGACCGGACTTCCGCCCGACCACCGCACTGCTCGTCGGCGCTCAGGACACCGGCGTGGTCCCGCCCATCGACGCCGACACCCGCGCACAGGCACTCGACGACCTGGGCTTCTGGGAGGCCGACGTGGTGGTCCTGCCCGCCACCAAGAACTCCGAAGTGCTGCGCACGACCATGACGCAACTGCTCGGCGTCGCGCCGCGACAGGTCGACGACGTGTGGCTCTGGGACGTCCGGCCGCTGCGATAGGCGGCGGCGATGATCTCGGTGGCGAGCATCACCAACGCGGGTGGCTAGCATGGTGCCTCGTGCGACCGGACCGAACTTCTGCAGCGTTCACCCGTAACCGCCTGATCGCCCTCGTCTCCGGGTTGCTCGGATTCGTGCTGGCACTGTTGACGCCGTTGCTTCCGGTGAAACAGGATCAGGCCGCGCTCGACTGGCCCCAGGCGGGCCGTACCAGTGTCGAGGCGCCATTGGTTTCGTATGTGCCGCTGCGGTTGGATGCGACGCTGCCGTGTTCAGTGGTGGCCGCGGCCGGGTCGGGCATGGTGCTGTCGACCATTCCGCAAGCGTCGGGTCAGGCCGGTGCCAAGGGACTGACCGTCTCGGTCACCGATGGCACGCTCGCGGTGCTGCAGCGTGATGTGCCGCTGCTGTCCGCGCCGGTCGCGGAGATCGCCGGCTGCGAGTCCGTCACCATCACCGCGACGGCGGCCGCGACCTCGGTCGAATTCGTCGGTGCGAAGCGGCAGGACGGTACGCCGTTCCGCAACACCATCACCCGCGATATCCGCCCGCAGGTGGTCGGCGTCTTCACCGACCTGGATGCCGCGAAGCTCGATGGCGCGAAGCTGCACGCCGATATCGATTCCCGCTTCTCCTCGACGCCGTCCGCGCTGAAGCTCGGCGCCATGATCGCGGCGGCGATCTGCACGATCATCGCGCTGATCGCATTGCACCTGCTCGACAATGCCGATGGTCGGCGGGCGCGCCGGTTCCTGCCCGGGCACTGGTGGCGGTTCACCCTGGCCGACGTGGCGGTGCTCGGGCTCCTTGTGCTGTGGCATTTCATCGGCGCGAATACCTCCGACGACGGCTACATCCTGAATATGGCCCGCGTCTCGGAGCATTCCGGATACATGGCCAACTACTACCGTTGGTTCGCGGTGCCCGAGGCGCCGTTCGGCTGGTCCTACGAAGTACTGGCCTGGATGACCAAAGTCTCCGACGCCAGCCCGTGGATGCGGCTGCCGACGCTGGCCGCCGGAATCGTGTGCTGGATGGTGATCAGCCGAGAGGTGCTGCCGCGCTTGGGCGCTCGGGTGCGCAGGCACAGGGTGGCGCTGTGGACCGCCGGTCTGGTCTTCCTCGCGTTCTGGCTGCCCTATGACAACGGTCTGCGGCCCGAACCGCTGATCGCCGCGGGTGCGCTGCTGACCTGGTGCTCGATCGAGCGGGCCATTGCGACCGGACGGCTGCTGCCCGCCGCGGTCGGTGTGCTGATCGCCGCGTTCTCGCTGGCGGCCGGTCCGACCGGGCTCATCTGTGTGGCGGCACTGATCGCGGGTTCGCGGCCGGTGCTGCAGATCATTGTTCGGCGGGCGCGTGATGCCGCCGGCACGTTGGCACCACCCGATGCCGAGCACGCCGGAAGCGAACCCGCGCCGAATGCCGAGCGGGTTTCCGAAGGCAACGCGAATTCGGATGGGAGCGAAGGCGGATCGAGTGCCGAGCGACGGACTGCCGTCGCGCCCCAGGTGGACCACAGTACGTCGCGCCTCGCGACCTTCTTCCGCTATGCGGCGCTGCTCGCACCGGGGCTCGCCGCCGGAACGCTCGTGCTGGTGATCGTTTTCGCCGATCAAACGCTGGCGACGGTGATGGAAGCGACCCGGGTGCGCACCCTCGTCGGGCCGAATGTGGCCTGGTTCGACGAGCGGACGCGGTGGGATTCGCTGCTGGCGCTCTCGCCGGACGGATCGCTGGCGCGGCGGTTCGGTGTGCTGGTCATGCTGCTGTGCCTGCTGGTCTGTGTGCTGCAGGTGCTGCGCAAGGGGCGGATTCCGGGAACGTCGCGTGGGCCGTCGGTGCGGATTCTCGGCATCGTCTTCGCCTCGCTGCTGCTGATGATGTTCACGCCGACCAAATGGACCCACCACTTCGGCGTTTACGCCGGGCTGGCCGGGTCGCTGGCGGCGCTGGCGGCGGTCGCCGTGGGCACCAATGGGATTCGCTCGCCGCGCAACCGGGCGCTGTTCGCGGCGGCGGTGCTGTTCCTGCTGGCAATCACCTTCACCGGATCCAATGGCTGGTGGTACGTATCCAGTTACGGTGTGCCGTGGTGGGACAAGGCGCCGCTGGTCGCGGGTAAGGGCCTGTCCACGCTGTTCCTCGGGCTGAGCGGCGTGGCGCTGATCGTCGCGGTGTGGCTGCACTATCGCGAGCCGTACCGCGAGAAGACCGATGCGCCACGCCGTTTCGAGCGTTACGCCTCCGCGCCGTTGACGATCGCGGCGGCGTTGCTCGTACTGTTCGAGGTGGCGTCGCTGGCCAAGGCGGCGGTCACGCAGTATCCGGCGTACTCGATCGCCAAGTCGAATCTCGAATCGCTGAGCGGCAATACCTGTGCGCTCGCCAACGAAGTGCTGGTGGAAACCGATACCGCGGATTCGCTGCTGCTCCCCTACACCGGCTCCCCCGCCGACGGATTGTCCACCGAATCGAAGGGCTTCACGCCCAACGGGGTGGCCGCCGACCTCACCGCCGATGCCGAGGAGACCGTCACCGGCGGTGCGAATTCGGTGAACAAGGATTCGAAGAACAAGACCACCAAGACAACCGGTGCGGGCACCGGCGGCGGCACCAGCCAGCAGGCCGGAATCAACGGCAGCACAGTGGCATTGCCGTTCGGCCTGGATCCGACCCGGACCCCGATCATGGGCAGCTACCAGGAGGGGACCGACCAGCAGCAGGCCAAGCTCACCTCGCAGTGGTACCGGCTCGATCTGACCGACAGCATGCGCAATGACCCGGCCTATCAAATGCTCGCCATTACCGCGGCGGGCCGGATCCGCTCGATCGACGCCGATGGTGTGCTCACTTACGGGCAGGAGCTGCACCTGGAGTACGGCGTGCGCGGGGCGGACGGCGAGGTGCAGACGCTCGGGTCGGTGGATCCGCTCGATATCGGGCCCGCACCGTCCTGGCGCAATCTCCGTGTGCCACTGGACAAGTTGCCCGCCGGAGTGAACGCGGTGCGATTGGTCGCGGCCGACAACGACATCACCCAGAAGCAGTGGTTGGCCGTCACCCCGCCCCGGCTGCCGCATCTGGCCACGCTGAATTCCGTTGTCGGCGAAGCCGCTCCGGTCCTGCTGGACTGGCACGTCGGCCTGGCCTTCCC
Protein-coding sequences here:
- a CDS encoding glycosyl transferase; its protein translation is MRVEAPPVVGVVTKGSTPAGGARPEQRTAKRKRIRVDRSDLVASVSYLALAVTVLSGQWRNTHSGYLIKSGQDQTMWEWFFAVTAHSVAHLENPLGTNLQNFPAGVNMMANTAMFGVGVPLTPVTLLFGPTVTFVLVLTLGLASTAFAWYWLFSRELVESRLAAAIGGIFCGFAPAMISHANAHPNFVLLALLPVIALLLIRIARRVSGAETTKPRRRVRDAVALGFLVALQIALGEEPLLIFALAFGLFGLVYYLRTPRTGWQVVRALAPTIALAAGITLMLTEIPLWWQFFGPQSYRSIDHGPMGNDLKAIVQFPAESLGGMFAPGQYVSMNDTEQNAYFGWPLLLLLLVTVALLWRDRVVRAATAVMVVFGVLSLGATAMFGKESTGIELPWRWAELAPLLNTVLETRLTMAAIPAIAAVLALATQRAVTWWRQSPVDWRPLAWFPALALALVPLVPTVLPVIERTPTPEFFAEGTVKQYVSGGSVVLVPPPRPAEAQALRWQADANFDFALAGGYFVGPTGANKKGIYGPDFRPTTALLVGAQDTGVVPPIDADTRAQALDDLGFWEADVVVLPATKNSEVLRTTMTQLLGVAPRQVDDVWLWDVRPLR
- a CDS encoding arabinosyltransferase domain-containing protein, which codes for MRPDRTSAAFTRNRLIALVSGLLGFVLALLTPLLPVKQDQAALDWPQAGRTSVEAPLVSYVPLRLDATLPCSVVAAAGSGMVLSTIPQASGQAGAKGLTVSVTDGTLAVLQRDVPLLSAPVAEIAGCESVTITATAAATSVEFVGAKRQDGTPFRNTITRDIRPQVVGVFTDLDAAKLDGAKLHADIDSRFSSTPSALKLGAMIAAAICTIIALIALHLLDNADGRRARRFLPGHWWRFTLADVAVLGLLVLWHFIGANTSDDGYILNMARVSEHSGYMANYYRWFAVPEAPFGWSYEVLAWMTKVSDASPWMRLPTLAAGIVCWMVISREVLPRLGARVRRHRVALWTAGLVFLAFWLPYDNGLRPEPLIAAGALLTWCSIERAIATGRLLPAAVGVLIAAFSLAAGPTGLICVAALIAGSRPVLQIIVRRARDAAGTLAPPDAEHAGSEPAPNAERVSEGNANSDGSEGGSSAERRTAVAPQVDHSTSRLATFFRYAALLAPGLAAGTLVLVIVFADQTLATVMEATRVRTLVGPNVAWFDERTRWDSLLALSPDGSLARRFGVLVMLLCLLVCVLQVLRKGRIPGTSRGPSVRILGIVFASLLLMMFTPTKWTHHFGVYAGLAGSLAALAAVAVGTNGIRSPRNRALFAAAVLFLLAITFTGSNGWWYVSSYGVPWWDKAPLVAGKGLSTLFLGLSGVALIVAVWLHYREPYREKTDAPRRFERYASAPLTIAAALLVLFEVASLAKAAVTQYPAYSIAKSNLESLSGNTCALANEVLVETDTADSLLLPYTGSPADGLSTESKGFTPNGVAADLTADAEETVTGGANSVNKDSKNKTTKTTGAGTGGGTSQQAGINGSTVALPFGLDPTRTPIMGSYQEGTDQQQAKLTSQWYRLDLTDSMRNDPAYQMLAITAAGRIRSIDADGVLTYGQELHLEYGVRGADGEVQTLGSVDPLDIGPAPSWRNLRVPLDKLPAGVNAVRLVAADNDITQKQWLAVTPPRLPHLATLNSVVGEAAPVLLDWHVGLAFPCQRPFDHHDGVAEVPNWRILPDRVGSDASNAWQDDIGGGPLGWTGLLLKSQTIPTYLAHNWTRDWGSLEQFTPYDPTATPATIATTVKSVNGWKKADPIRAR